In Chloroflexota bacterium, a single genomic region encodes these proteins:
- the gap gene encoding type I glyceraldehyde-3-phosphate dehydrogenase: MARIGINGFGRIGRQVLKAIGERHSNEIEVVAVNDLADTKTNAHLFKYDSNYGVFPGRVEATDDAIKIDDKVIRVLAEKDPGAINWRSLGVDIVVESTGVFTDATKAASHLKGGVKKVIITAPAKNEDLTIVMGVNEHKYDPRSHNIISNASCTTNCLAPVAKVIYDNFGIRRGLMTTVHSYTNDQRVLDVVHKDLRRARAAALNIIPTTTGAARAVALVIPELKGKFEGISLRVPTPTVSIVDFVAETEQSATVEQVNEALKKAAQGRLKGILDYCEEPLVSVDFKGNPASSIVDALSTMVLGGDMVKVLAWYDNEWGFSCRVADLIAYIVKKGL; the protein is encoded by the coding sequence ATGGCTAGGATAGGTATAAATGGTTTTGGGAGAATTGGACGGCAGGTTTTAAAGGCTATTGGGGAACGACATTCGAACGAGATAGAGGTGGTGGCCGTAAATGACCTGGCCGATACAAAGACGAACGCCCATCTGTTCAAGTATGACTCCAATTATGGTGTTTTCCCTGGTAGGGTCGAGGCTACTGATGACGCGATCAAGATCGATGATAAGGTGATACGTGTTCTAGCGGAAAAGGACCCAGGGGCCATCAACTGGAGATCGTTAGGTGTGGATATCGTCGTCGAATCAACGGGTGTGTTCACCGATGCGACCAAGGCGGCGTCTCATCTGAAAGGCGGGGTGAAGAAAGTGATCATCACTGCGCCGGCGAAGAATGAGGATCTAACTATTGTGATGGGGGTAAACGAACACAAATATGATCCAAGATCGCATAACATCATTTCTAATGCTTCCTGTACGACTAACTGTCTGGCGCCGGTTGCTAAGGTTATCTACGATAATTTCGGTATTCGGCGTGGTTTGATGACAACGGTCCACTCGTACACGAATGATCAACGGGTTCTTGATGTGGTGCACAAGGATCTGCGTCGTGCTCGAGCGGCTGCTCTAAATATTATCCCAACCACCACGGGCGCGGCGAGAGCAGTAGCCCTGGTCATCCCAGAATTGAAGGGTAAATTTGAGGGTATCTCCTTGCGTGTGCCCACCCCAACCGTTTCCATCGTCGACTTTGTCGCTGAGACAGAACAAAGTGCTACTGTGGAGCAAGTGAATGAGGCCTTGAAGAAAGCGGCGCAGGGCCGCCTGAAAGGCATTTTAGACTACTGTGAGGAGCCGCTTGTCTCAGTAGATTTCAAGGGGAATCCAGCCTCTTCTATTGTGGATGCCCTGTCAACTATGGTTCTGGGAGGCGATATGGTTAAGGTGCTTGCCTGGTATGATAACGAGTGGGGCTTCAGCTGCCGTGTCGCCGACCTCATCGCCTACATAGTTAAAAAGGGTCTCTAG
- a CDS encoding phosphoglycerate kinase, producing MKKTVADVDVSHKRVLIRVDFNVPLDEAGRITDDTRIRAALPTIKYLLERGAKVILMSHLGRPKGKVDEKLRLTPIAARLSELLGRPVETVRDCVGKEVADKVRQMKPGDVLLLENLRFHPEEEKNDEDFARQLASLGDIFVNDAFGTAHRAHASTVGVTKFLPAVAGFLLEKEIKIMGDALENPRRPFVAIIGGAKVSTKIAVLENLLGKVDHLLIGGGMACTFLKAQGREIGKSLVEDDKIEVARQLLAHGGTKIILPVDVVIADSLNAEAQTKIIAVDNVPSDWLIVDIGPRTIDWFQKELTAASTIIWNGPMGIFEIEKFAAGTKAIAEVLAGAQATTIIGGGDSVAAVEQMGYADRMTHISTGGGASLEFLEGKVLPGVAALNDK from the coding sequence ATGAAGAAGACAGTGGCTGATGTTGATGTCAGCCATAAGAGGGTTTTGATACGCGTCGATTTCAACGTTCCCCTTGATGAGGCGGGGCGCATTACCGATGATACACGGATAAGAGCCGCGCTCCCGACCATCAAGTATTTGCTTGAGCGTGGGGCGAAAGTTATCCTGATGTCCCATTTAGGCCGACCAAAGGGCAAAGTCGATGAGAAACTACGTCTTACGCCCATTGCGGCGCGCCTTTCGGAACTGCTGGGAAGGCCGGTCGAAACGGTCAGGGATTGTGTCGGAAAGGAGGTAGCCGATAAGGTCCGCCAGATGAAGCCTGGAGATGTCCTCCTTCTGGAGAACCTTCGTTTTCATCCGGAGGAGGAGAAGAACGACGAAGATTTTGCCCGTCAGTTGGCCAGTTTGGGAGACATTTTCGTCAACGATGCCTTTGGGACAGCTCATCGGGCTCACGCCTCTACGGTGGGCGTGACTAAGTTCCTGCCCGCTGTGGCTGGCTTTCTCCTAGAGAAAGAGATCAAGATAATGGGTGACGCTCTTGAGAATCCGCGACGGCCTTTCGTCGCTATCATTGGCGGAGCGAAGGTATCGACAAAGATCGCTGTCCTGGAGAATCTTTTAGGCAAGGTTGACCACCTGCTCATCGGTGGAGGAATGGCCTGTACTTTTCTTAAAGCGCAAGGGCGTGAGATTGGTAAATCCCTGGTAGAGGATGATAAGATTGAAGTGGCCAGGCAGCTCCTGGCGCACGGTGGGACGAAGATCATCCTCCCGGTTGATGTGGTGATAGCTGATAGTCTGAATGCGGAGGCCCAGACGAAGATCATCGCTGTGGATAACGTACCTTCAGATTGGTTGATCGTTGACATCGGTCCTCGGACGATCGATTGGTTCCAGAAGGAATTAACGGCGGCGAGCACGATTATCTGGAACGGGCCGATGGGTATCTTTGAGATAGAGAAGTTTGCGGCAGGCACGAAGGCTATCGCCGAGGTGCTGGCGGGTGCCCAGGCGACAACGATCATCGGTGGTGGCGATTCGGTGGCTGCTGTAGAGCAGATGGGCTACGCTGATCGTATGACGCACATCTCTACAGGTGGTGGGGCATCGTTGGAGTTCCTGGAGGGAAAGGTGCTGCCGGGTGTAGCTGCTCTCAACGATAAGTAG
- the tpiA gene encoding triose-phosphate isomerase: MRRPIIAGNWKMNTNVAEAIALVRLIKDDLDKMDGIDKVLCPPFVSLAPLAELLCGASVALGAQNLFFEEKGAYTGEISAPMLAPLCRYVIIGHSERRQYFGETDEMVNKKVITALRHGLIPILCVGENLEQNERGETRVVVERQAERCLMGVTDSDLEGMVIAYEPIWAIGTGRPATGEGANEVIGFIRALLAKRYGRQVADRVRLQYGGSVTAANIAEFVSQAEIDGALVGGASLKAREFVSIVDVTAKIKGKRD, translated from the coding sequence GTGCGCAGGCCGATTATCGCTGGAAACTGGAAGATGAATACCAATGTGGCTGAGGCCATCGCTCTGGTCAGGCTGATAAAGGACGATCTGGATAAAATGGACGGCATCGACAAGGTTCTCTGTCCCCCCTTCGTCTCCCTTGCGCCGCTGGCTGAGCTCCTTTGTGGAGCTTCGGTTGCCCTGGGGGCCCAGAATCTCTTCTTCGAGGAGAAAGGGGCCTACACCGGGGAAATTTCGGCCCCGATGCTGGCTCCTCTTTGTCGGTATGTGATCATTGGGCATTCGGAGCGTCGCCAGTATTTTGGGGAGACGGATGAGATGGTTAATAAGAAGGTGATCACTGCCCTCAGGCACGGGCTGATACCCATCCTCTGCGTCGGCGAAAATCTTGAGCAAAACGAACGAGGGGAAACAAGGGTAGTCGTGGAGAGGCAGGCCGAGCGCTGCTTGATGGGTGTAACTGACTCAGATTTGGAGGGGATGGTCATCGCTTACGAACCTATCTGGGCTATTGGCACCGGTAGGCCGGCGACAGGGGAGGGCGCCAATGAGGTTATAGGCTTCATTCGTGCCCTGCTAGCCAAACGGTATGGACGACAGGTGGCAGACAGAGTGCGCCTGCAATACGGGGGCAGCGTTACGGCCGCAAATATTGCGGAGTTCGTCTCGCAGGCGGAAATTGACGGCGCTTTAGTCGGAGGTGCAAGCCTGAAGGCTAGGGAGTTCGTCTCTATCGTGGATGTCACGGCCAAAATCAAAGGGAAACGAGACTGA